A region from the Zonotrichia albicollis isolate bZonAlb1 chromosome 17, bZonAlb1.hap1, whole genome shotgun sequence genome encodes:
- the BPIFB2 gene encoding BPI fold-containing family B member 2, with product MLLGVPSPSSSFSPHPAGACVAMLRTLSILLSLLVPAHSTRSPDCGGILTPSGLRYLAEVSKPHAESVLRRDLMDSAPAPSPTSPSRNQIISVKVDKFSLTLIPDTGMRLSIEVDLGISSAPSSTKEMRLSILADLHVDMNPEGNLEMVTSDCKPTLEEVQSTEETDSKSSSSDVDKQINVEKICLEVSKLLLFPNERLMSLAAPFPITPNCQVQYLPLAAPMYSEQGIIISLQTTFQVAGAAIPLPVSPVPFSMPEPARSSPSHLILAFSEHFYTSLFSALEESGALNVSLLSSLTTATLAERITQMGSLFQEDLPVVLQAVTRSSPHVVLEEDKAIVQLFLTAQIGAGPSPFQSFLSVNVDVTARLQISVADTRMIISVAAVEDIELSLATSDVGPILAALLEELFLPTLREEVPAQINKVLRQGVFLPHIASFTYTDVNITIHKDYVLIPCNLQLEARTGEARTWE from the exons ATGCTGCTGGGGGTgccctctccttcctcttctttctctcctcATCCCGCAGGCGCCTGCGTGGCGATGCTGCGCACCCTGAGCATCCTCCTGAGCCTCCTGGTGCCAGCTCACAGCACCAGGTCACCCGACTGTGGGGGCATCCTCACCCCCTCTGGGCTGAGATACC TTGCTGAAGTTTCAAAGCCACATGCAGAGTCAGTCCTCAGGAGGGACCTCAtggactcagccccagcaccaTCTCCCACCTCCCCAAGTAG gaaccaAATTATCTCTGTCAAAGTGGACAAGTTTTCCCTGACCCTCATCCCTGACACAGGGATGAGGCTGAGCATCGAGGTGGACCTGGGCATCTCATCTGCCCC ctcaaGCACCAAGGAGATGAGGCTGTCCATCCTGGCAGACCTCCACGTGGACATGAACCCCGAAGGGAACCTGGAGATGGTGACCTCTGACTGCAAACCCACCCTGGAGGAGGTGCAGAGCACCGAGGAGACAGACAG CAAGTCCTCGAGCTCAGACGTGGACAAGCAGATCAACGTTGAAAAA ATCTGCCTGGAAGTCTCCAAGTTGCTGCTTTTCCCAAATGAACGGCTGATGTCTCTGGCAG CTCCATTCCCCATCACACCCAACTGCCAAGTCCAGTACctgcccctggctgcccccatGTACTCTGAGCAGGGAATCATCATCTCTTTGCAA acaACTTTCCAAGTGGCAGGGGCAGCAATCCCCCTGCCTGtcagccctgtgcctttcagcatGCCCGAGCCAGCAAGATCCAGCCCTTCCCACCTCATCCTGGCCTTCTCTGAGCACTTCTACACCAGCTTGTTCTCTGCCTTGGAAGAGTCTGGAGCCCTCAACGTGAGTCTCCTG AGCTCTCTGACCACGGCCACCTTGGCTGAGAGGATCACTCAG ATGGGCTCCCTCTTCCAAGAGGACCTGCCAGTGGTGCTCCAGGCTGTGACCCGGAGCTCTCCTCACGTGGTGCTggaggaggacaaagcaatcgTGCAGCTCTTCCTCACTGCCCAGATTGGAGCAGGACCATCTCCCTTCCAGAGCTTCCTGAGTGTCAACGTG GACGTGACTGCCAGGCTCCAGATCAGCGTCGCTGACACCAGGATGATCATCTCTGTGGCAGCTGTAGA ggacATCGAGCTCAGCCTGGCCACCTCTGATGTGGGTCCTATACTG gctgccctgctggaggagctgttcCTGCCCACACTCCGTGAGGAGGTGCCAGCCCAGATAAACA aGGTCCTGAGACAAGGGGTTTTCCTGCCCCACATCGCCAGTTTCACTTACACCGATGTCAACATCACCATCCACAAG GATTATGTCTTGATCCCCTGCAACCTCCAGCTGGAGGCAAGGACTGGAGAGGCAAGAACCTGGGAGTGA
- the LOC102069365 gene encoding BPI fold-containing family B member 4: protein MKVLKLFGIIFFCGLLSPSQEVLSGLSCAVSPRAMQNVLSDAIIHSGLIHQHLQGLVVPNIMGEGSQLSSPTSITDLHLIKVRVPRLSVVLLPGIGVQLTIGAKLQLRGNCLVGLLSELIDILVEVNITANIKCTNFESGTFQVVTEDCLCILGAIKIKVLSGLLTLSVNELVLRQLTATLPALLCPVVDIVMNLVNIHLLSTLNAVIPVGTAGTIHYQLASIPYTSGKFLGLDLDGVVKQVGGSTIPHDSSPSALPPLMDRLLLLVMRQSFLNAVLSLLLQLPPQTFPCTPDVFSGASRLREAVWTMAPAGCSACSGTSPLSIKLVLRGNPLILLEENKASVKLSVLIQLFGNHLDGSILNFLLLKADLALSVRVSIVGGRLMLQLALGSTSLSLESSDVGISNISTLKPHCSNLLVETFMPAINGALSIGIPLPKVLRIPLVNVDFQIKAGLIVFLV, encoded by the exons ATGAAGGTTTTGAAGCTTTTTGGGATCATATTTTTCTGTGGCCTCCTCTCACCCTCGCAGGAAGTCTTGTCTGGCCTGTCCTGTGCTGTAAGCCCACGGGCGATGCAGAATG TTCTCTCAGATGCCATAATTCATAGTGGGCTCATCCACCAGCACCTGCAGGGTCTCGTGGTTCCCAACATCATGGGTGAAGGGAGTCAGCTGAGCTCTCCCACCAGCATCACGGA CCTGCACCTCATCAAGGTCCGGGTGCCCAGGCTGTCggtggtgctgctgccagggatcGGGGTCCAGCTGACCATCGGGGcaaagctgcagctcagaggCAACTG CTTGGTTGGCCTGCTCTCAGAACTCATTGATATCTTAGTGGAGGTGAACATTACTGCAAACATTAAATGCACGAATTTTGAATCTGGCACGTTCCAGGTTGTCACTGAAGACTGCCTCTGCATTCTTGGGGCCATAAAGATCAAGGTCCTTTCTGG cttgCTCACCCTGTCAGTGAATGAGCTGGTTCTTCGCCAGCTGACAGCgactctgcctgctttg CTCTGCCCCGTGGTGGATATCGTGATGAACCTTGTGAACATCCATCTCCTGAGCACTCTCAATG CCGTAATCccggtgggcacagcaggaacaaTCCACTACCAGCTGGCCAGCATCCCCTACACCTCTGGCAAGTTCCTTGGGCTGGATTTAGAT GGCGTGGTGAAGCAGGTGGGAGGCAGCACCATCCCCCACGACTCGTCCCCCTCTGCTTTGCCTCCTCTGATGGACCGGCTGCTGCTCTTGGTGATGCGCCAGAGCTTCCTCAATGcagtcctgtccctgctgctccagctgcccccaCAGACCTTCCCCTGCACGCCAGACGTG TTCTCCGGTGCCAGCCGCCTGCGCGAGGCCGTGTGGACCATGGCTCCTGCTGGG TGCTCCGCCTGCAGTGGGACCAGTCCTCTGAGCATCAAACTGGTGTTGAGAGGGAATCCGCTCATCCTCttggaagaaaacaaagccaGTGTCAAGCTGTCAGTCCTGATTCAGCTGTTTGGTAACCACTTAGATGGATCCATCCTCAACTTCCTGCTGCTGAAGGCT GACCTTGCTCTAAGCGTCCGTGTGTCCATTGTTGGGGGCAGGCTGATGCTGCAGCTGGCCTTGGGCAG cACTTCCCTCTCCTTGGAGTCTTCTGATGTTGGCATCAGTAAT ATCTCCACCCTGAAGCCCCACTGCAGCAATTTGCTTGTGGAAACATTCATGCCTGCCATCAATG gtgccctGAGCATTGGGATCCCTCTGCCCAAGGTGCTGCGCATTCCCCTGGTGAATGTGGATTTCCAGATAAAAGCG ggCCTGATCGTGtttctggtgtga